A stretch of DNA from Natrinema halophilum:
CCGCTCAAGCACGTCTTCGAACCCTGGAGCTACAACCGCTCGTACTACAGGACGCGACTCGACGCCGTCGCGGAGCACTTCGACGTCTCACTGTCGACGCCGTTCGAGGACCTCGACGCGGACGTCAAGCAGGCATTCCTCTACGGAACGGACGGCCAGGTGCTATTCGAGCGACACACCAAAAACGGAACCCGCCGAAAACGAAAGCGCTTCGAGGGCGTCATTCCGAACCTCGAGCGGCGGTACGTAGAGACCGACTCGGACTCGACCCGGGATCACATCGATGACTACATGTCGGTCACCGAGTGCCCGGCCTGCGACGGCACTCGCCTCAAACCCGCAAGTCGCGCCGTGCTGGTCGACGAAACCGCCATCACGGAGATCAACGCGATGAGCATTGGTGATGCGCTCGTCCACTTCGAATCGCTGGAGGCGGACCTCACCGAGCGCGAGAAGGTCATCGCCGAGGAGATCCTCAAAGAAATCCGTGCCCGCCTCGGCTTTATGTGCGAGGTCGGCCTCGAATACCTCACGCTCGACCGCGAGGCCTCGACACTCTCCGGCGGGGAGAGCCAGCGCATTCGACTGGCCACGCAGATCGGCTCCGGCCTCGTCGGCGTGCTGTACGTCCTCGACGAGCCCTCGATCGGACTCCACCAGCGGGACAACGACCGGCTGCTGGATACCCTGGAGGAACTGCGCGATCTGGGGAACACCCTGCTGGTCGTCGAACACGACGAGGAGACGATGCGACGGGCGGACAACGTCATCGACATGGGCCCCGGCCCGGGCAAGCGCGGCGGCGAAGTCGTCGTCAACGGACCCGTAGAAGAGGTCAAAGCGACCGAGGGATCGGTGACGGGAGACTACCTCTCCGGGCGGCGCCAGATCCCGGTGCCCGACGAGCGACGGGACCCCGACGGTGCGCTGACGATCCGCGGCGCGCGCCAGCACAATCTGAAGGACCTCGACGTCGATATCCCGCTTGGGTGCTTTACGGCGATCACGGGCGTTTCGGGATCCGGGAAATCCACACTCATGCACGAGGTCCTCTACAAGGGACTCGCTCGCCGCATGAACGACAACACGTCGGTCATTCCGGGCGACCACGACGCCCTCGAGGGGCTCGAAGAGATCGAAACGGTTCGGCTGATCGACCAGTCGCCGATCGGTCGCACGCCCCGGTCGAATCCGGCAACCTACACCAACGTCTTCGATTACATCCGCGAACTGTTCGCACAGACGAAGCTCTCGAAACAGCGCGGATACGAGAAGGGCCGCTTCTCGTTCAACGTCAAGGGCGGTCGCTGCGAGGAGTGTGGCGGACAGGGTACCGTCAAGATCGAGATGAACTTCCTCTCCGACGTGTACGTCCCCTGCGAGGAGTGCGACGGCGCACGATACAACGACGCCACGCTCGACGTTACCTACAAGGGCAAAACCATCGCCGACATCCTCGAGATGTCGGTCGAAGAGGCCTACGATTTCTTCGAATCCTCGAGCCAGATCCGACGCCGCCTGAAACTGCTGAAAGACGTCGGTCTCGACTACATGAAACTCGGCCAGCCGTCCACGACGCTCTCGGGCGGGGAAGCCCAGCGCATCAAACTCGCCGAGGAACTCGGTAAGAAAGATTCGGGGGAGACGCTCTACCTGCTCGACGAACCGACCACAGGCCTCCACTCGGCGGACGAGCGAAAACTCATTGACGTCCTTCATCGACTGACCGACAACGGCAACACCATCGCCGTCATCGAACACGAACTCGACCTCGTAAAGAACGCAGATCACATCATCGATCTCGGCCCGGAGGGCGGCGAGAACGGCGGCGAAATCGTCGCCACCGGCACGCCCGAGGACGTGGCGCGACTCGAGGACTCCCACACCGGTCGCTACCTTCGCGACCTGCTCCCGAAAATCGACCTCGAGGGGCCACGTGGCGACCGCGTCGAACCCGTGACGGCGCCGATGGACGACGACTGAATGATATCGTAACGACGACGTAGCATTCGACGATCCCCGCGCGAACGACGGTCGGCACGGCCGACCGGACGCAAGTGGGACTACACCCAAGGAGTCTCGTGGCCAACGAATACGTATGCCCGACGATCGGAACGCGTCCGAGGAACCGACGCCGATCGAGGAGGATCCGACGGATTCGTTCGACCTCGCACACCCCGAGCGGGTTCAGGTTGGCGTCACGCGGGGGGAGACCGACCTCGAGATGGGACCGCCGCGGGATTACCCGGACCGAGCCGACGTCTCGGTGCGGCCAGAGTCCGACGAGGGCCACCGCGTGATCGTGAGCGTCGATGCGATGGCGGGCGACCACGGAACGGGACACGCGGACGTGGCACTGACGCCCGCGGAGGCTCGCGCGTTGCGGGATCAGCTCGACGAAACGGTCCGGTGGATGACCGAGGACGGTCGCGAGGGGGCCACAGAGTCCGCTCGCGATACTGACGGCGAACCAGATCACGACGGACACTGACCGGGGCACCGACGACGCTACTCGAAGAAACGAAATTGGCGAAAACCGGATCGAACCCGCTATTCGGCGGGACTCGGTCGCTGTACGCGTGAAAGGTATCCCGCCAGATCCGATGTCGTGATCATCCCGATGACGCCTTCCTCGTCGTCGACGACGGGGATGTGATGGAAATCGTGTTCGACCATCGTGTCGGCGGCGTCGCGGATGCGATCCTGTGCCGTGGTCGTTACGACGTCGGAACTCATATACGTCGAAACCGGCGTCTGATCTTTCGGCTGCCGTTCGGAGACGATTCGGACGAAATCCGTCGTCGTCAGGATACCCTCGAGTCGGTTGTGGTCGTCGACGACGACGACCGAACCGATCCCGTTTTCGAGCATCACCTGTGCAGCGTCTTCGACGAGTGTGTCCGGCGTCACCGTGTGCAAAGACGTGGACATGACTCGAGCGACGAAAATATCCTCCATACAGATGGATACTCGTTAAACACTATAAGGATTATCGGACTCGGTCAAGTGGGCCGGGGACGGGGCGGGGCGCGGTGTACCCATCTTTAAATATTGACTCCGCAATACTCGGTGACAGATCGATCGATGGCGACACCGCCGCCGGAACTCGAGGGAACGTGCAAGCTCCTCTCCGAGCCCGCACAGAGTAGCGATCTGTTCGCGACGATTACGACAGAGTACGCCGATCTCGCGGACGAATACGGGGCCCGAAACGTCCTGGTCCTGAAACGGCATCCGGCGGGGATCGAATCGGTGACCGCAGCGCTGGCCGACGCGGACGCCGGCCGATCTAACGGCCGGCCGCGCTCGCCCCGTATCGAGTCACTTCCGGAACACGCCTCGAAAGTCATCGAGGAGTACGACCCGACGCTGTCCCGACTCGAGTACGAAGAACGGATCGAGCTCGTTTCGATGGTGATCGACGGAGCGAGTCGGTCGGTACCGGACTACCTCGAGCGTGCGGCCGCCCACGAGAGTTTCGCACGCGACGTCGGGCAATTACTGCTCGAGGCGACCCGCCAGCGAATTCGTCTCGACGACCTCGATGACCCCCACGACTGTCTGGCGTTTCTGTACGCGATGAACGACCGCTTCCACGCAGAACTCGACGACCGGGGGTACGTCGAACGGGCGGACGTGATCCCACAGGCCGTCGAGTTACTCGAGGCGGACGTAGATGAGTTGCGAAGCCGTATCACCGCCTCGTTCGACGCCGTTCTCGCCATCGAGTTCGAGGAGTACCGCCGCCTCGATCGGCGATTTCTTTCGACACTGACCGACGACGCCGCGCTCGTCTGTCTCGGCGAGCGCAACGCAAGCGTCGAACGGACGCGAGTCGAGCCCGGTGACGTCACGGCGATGGCGAACGCGGCCGGTCTCGATGTCGAGTCGCTCGACCCCGGCAAGGGCCATCGCGGCGACGGCGATCCACCGCACCGGGCGATTACGCGTCTTCTCGCAACGGGCGAGTCACCGAGTCGGACCGGAGGCGCCGACCGTGCGGGAGAAGCCGAGGCTGAAGACGCCGAGGTCGGGGACGGGGCCACTTCATCCGACGGAGGCTCGACGGCTGTCGGTCCGATCGGACGCGCTAACCGCATACACACCCGAACCAGCCGCGAACATGTCCGAGCCGTCGCGACCGAGATACAGTCGCTTCGCGACCGCCACGGCTGGTCGTTCGACGAGTTTGCCGTCGCCGTCCCCCGGATCGAGCGAGTTCCCGAGACCAGACGACGGTTCCGGGATGCCGGCGTGCCGACAGCCACGATCGGTACCCCCTCACTCGCCGAAGACCCCGCGGTGAACGAACTCTACGCAGTCGTCACGCTTCAGTGCGAACGCGAGAACGAGGAAGTGGACGACTGGAATGCCCGAACAGACCCCGACGACCCCACAGGCGACGCGAGCGGGCCGCGAAACGATTCGTTGGATCGACTTCGTGCTCGGGTGCCGGGGTTCTCGCCGGCCCTGCTCGCGAACACCGCCGGCTCGAGCATCCGACGCTCGCTCGAACGCTGGACCCACCGAACGGATCTAAAAGGCCGGATCGCTCGCGAGGAGGACTGGGTCGACGCTCGCGAGCAGTACGAGGGTATCCGTCGGGTGCTTGAAATCGCACAGTTCGCGGAAGAGACCGACCTCGTCGGCCCGGACTGGCGCGGGCTGCGCCGAATGCTCCGACGGACGATTCGGTACGACGCGCCGTACGTCCACGCGGTCGAGACGCGACCCCCTACCGGCGGCGTCACGGTCTGTGCCGTCGACGACCTGAAGTACGATTCGCGGAACGCGGTTTTCCTGCTCGACCTGATCGACGAAACCTATCCGGGCGAGCAGTTTCTCACCCAGCTCTTTCCGACGGCGTGGCTCCGGGAGATGTCGGCCTATCCCGCGGTTACCGACCCGTCCCTTCAGGCGATCGCCGACACGTTCGACACCGTCGAGACGACCGGCGTCGGCGATCCGTTCGAAACGTACCACGCTCATCGATCCCGTCGACGGCTCGCGCTCGGGTCCCGCGCGGCCGAGCGCGTCCTCTACTGTTGTTCGTACGAACGCGGCGCAGGCGGCTTACGTCGAACTCACGACGAGTCTCGCTACCTGAAACTGATCGAGTCGACACCGGGACTCGCCCTCGAGGACGTAGACGTTCGCGCCGACGCGGCGATTCACGGCGAACCGAACGCGATCGAGGCGCTGCTCGACCAGCCCCGCGGCGAACTCGAGCGGGTGCTTCGAGAGGCGAGCACGGGCGGTGAGGCCGACCTCGGCGAGACGGAAGCGCTGTTCGAGGAAATCGCGGTCGTCCTCGAGGACGGAGACGTAGACGACGAACTCGCGGAGGCGGTCCGCTCGCAGTTCGAGTTCGCCGCGGGTACGGTGGTCCGTGATGACTGACGGTGATTCGACCGTTGCCTCCCTCTCCGTCGACGGCATTCGCACCGCCCTGCACTGCCCTCGCCGGTACGAGTTAGCCTCCGTCGACGGACTCGAGTGCGGCGAAGACGACGCAGTCGAGGAACGGGTCGACCTGCTACGAACCGCGATCTGCGACGCGCTCCGAAGCGGCGAAACGGACCGCGAGGGGATCGAATCCGCGGCTCGAGATCGACTATCGAGTCTGTGGTCGGATCACGACGAGCGCTTTCACTCCGTGGCCCAGCGCCGCCACGAGCGGCGGGTCCTCGACGCGACGATCGTCGCGTACGCGGAGCGCATCGGGACCGACCACGCCGTGGGGATCGAACGGCTGACCACCGACGCGACCGGCGGCGAATTGATCGGGCCCGGGTTACCACTCTCCAGTACGATCGCCCTGTCGGAACCGAAAGCCGAACCGGAACTCGACGGGGAGACGATATCGATCGACGCGACGGTCGACTACGTCTCCGGCGACGACTCGTCGATCGTCGGCGTCCGGTTCGTTCCCACGCTCGCGCCGCTTGGCAGACTACGGTACCGGTCCGACTGGGAGGGCGACGTCGCAACCCGATTTACGGATCACTTCGCCGACGACGCCGACGTATTTGACCCGGACCCGGTGGGAGTTCTCTTCGAGACCGCGGTCGTCCTCGACGGGCTCCGCGACCTCCGCGATCGACTCGGACTGGGTGATCGAACCTGTCGGTACGTCCAGATCCCGGTCGCCGACCGATCGAGCCTGTCGGTGAACTGGGTACAGAACGAAGTCGAAACGAACCTCGAAGTCGTCGATCTGACCGACGTCTACGTCGACCACCACACGTTCGGCATGACACACGATCACCGCAACGAGACGGTTGACGGCCGACTTGCGACGGTTGCCGCGACGCTCGTCGCGGAGTCGTTCGATCCTGCCCGGCGGTGGAACGAAATCGAAGAACACGCCTGCCCCGACTGTGACTACACCGTTTGCTGTCAGGAGTACATCGCCCACGAGGTGCGCTTCGATGGCTGACCGACACCGGCGGAACGGCGACGACGATCCCGCGTTCGCGACCCACGTCGACCCGAAAGGCAATCAGCGCGCGGTCATCGACAGCGACGCGGCCTGTACCTCCGTGGACGCGGGTGCCGGAACGGGAAAGACGACGACGATGCTCGTTCGTCTCGAGCGCGCTCTCGATCGAGGCGAGGTCGATCCCGACGACGTGCTGGTGTTGACGTTCGCGAACGAGGCCGCCGCAAACATCCGGGCGGCGGTCACGGAGCGGCTCGACCCCGACGATGCCGCGGCAGTCGACGTCTACACCTACCACTCGTTCTGTTATCGCCTCGTCCGCGAGTATGCGTACTATTTGGGGTATTCGCCCGAATTCGACGTCGTCACCGAGCGCACCCGGCGGCGGATCATCGGTCGCCTACTCGCCGACAACGACTACGATTTCGCGGCCGCGTCGACCCGGGACGACGGGGCGCCGGCCGACCTTACCGAATCGATCGATCGCTTCATCCAGGCGATGAGCCAGGAGAACGTTACACCGGATCGGTTGCGGGCGGGACTACCACCGGTCCGGACACTCGAGCTCTGCAACGAGTTCGTCCTGTGGCTCGAGCGAACGGCTGGCGAGGAGCTATCGTTCGACGACGAGGCGCTTCGCTACTTCAATCGAGACGAGCACCTCGAGTCGGCCCGGGAGTCGTTGGTCGATTACGGCAAACTCCTCTCGTACTGTCGGGAAAAGATCGTCGAGGCCCCGGCAGCCTTCCGCGAGGACGACGTGGTTCGCGACGTCGACCGCTACCTGCGAGTCCTCCAGCAGTGCGTCACGAACACGATCGAAACGCTCTCGCTCGAGGATCGGACGACGAAGCACCTCCCGCGGACGCTGTTCGGTAACGAGATTTGGGGATCGGCCACGAATCGGATCGAGCAGACCCCGTTCGGCCGTCTGAAACACTATGTGGAGTTTCTCCGGTTGGCCCGCCACTTCGCCGACGTATACGCGGATTACCACGACCGTCTCGAGGCCAAGCGAACGATGGACTTCGACGAACTGGTACGGACGGCGACCGAGTTACTGGCGGACGACTCGGTCGCCGACGAGATCACCGGCCGGTGGACGCAGGTGTACTGTGATGAGTTTCAGGACACTGACGAGACGCAGTTTTCCCTGCTCACCGACCTCACGGACGGTTCCGATCGGCCGGACTTGCTCGCAATCGGTGACAAAGACCAGGCGATTTACGGCTGGCGAGGCACTGACCGCGAGGGGTTAGACCGGCTGGCAGACGCCTACGACGACCACGAGGCGATCGAACTCGAACTGAACTTCCGCTCGCGGCAGGAAATTCTCGACCTGACCAACGCCTGCGATTACGGCCCGCAGTCCTCGAAGACGCTGCGCGAGGACGGTCGGACGCCCGGTACGGACGACGAAGATGACCCGCCGGACCGCGTAATCAAGATCGAGAGCGACCAGATGAACCTCTCGACGGCCGAACAGGTCGCAACGACGGTATCGCGGCTGCTCAACGGTGCAGCCGAGAACGTCACGCAACGCACTCCGGGCGACATCGCAGTTATCGTTCGGACGAATCGCCACGCCCAGCTGGTCGCGGACGAACTCCGAGACCTGCAGATCCCGTTCGACGTTTCCGGCTCGCCACGGGGTGAGATTTCGCCCGGACTACGAACCGCCCTGTCGTACCTCCGGGTACTCGTCGACCCGGACGCGGATACACACCTTCGGCGCGTGCTCCTCTACCGATACCGACTCACGGACGAGGATCTGTCGACGCTGCACGGACGGGACGGATCGCTGTACGACGCGGTGATGGATTCGAGTCCGGAGACCGGGGCGGTCGAGCGGCCGGAACGGCTCGAGCAGGCACGAGACCACCTCACGGCTCTCGAGACGTTCCGGGACGTCTACCCGCTCTCGGGATTCATCCGCCGGTTCCGGGACCTTACGCGAATCGAGTGGTTCTGTACGAGCGACGAACGGGACGAATTCGATCGGCTCGATCGGTTCGTCGAGGCGTACGATTCGGACGGCGTCGTCCAGTCGCTCTCCGCGGAGTTCGTCGACGCGCTCGCACGGACGCTGCGAAGCGGCGGGAGCGATCGAACGCGCGGAACCCGATCGGCCGATAGCGTTGACGTCATGACGGTCCATCAGGCGAAAGGCCTCGAGTTCGATACCGTTCTCGTTCCCTACCTTTCGGACGAGGAGTGGTGCGTCGACGGGGACTACGTCGAGCGAGCGCGGTACGAACTGTTGGCCGCCACGCTCGACGACGACGTGGCGTCTCCGCTGCTCGCCGATCTGGCCACCGAGACGGTCGGTGAAGAGTGGCGAGTCCTCCACGTCGCGCTCACGCGGGCCGAGAACCACCTGTTCATCTTCGGATCCGCGTACGAATACGACGGCGGGGAAGACGAACTCGCGGCGTCGACCGCCGAGGCGTGTCTGGCAACCGACATCGAGTGGTCGGTCACCGGCCGGCGGATGAATCTCTGGTCGTCGCTGACCGATAGCTTCGAGCGAGTCCGAGAGACCTACC
This window harbors:
- the uvrA gene encoding excinuclease ABC subunit UvrA, with the protein product MSKDTIEVRGAEEHNLKDLDVSIPREAFTVVTGLSGSGKSSLAFETVYAEGQRRYIESLSAYARNFLGQMDKPQVETVEGLSPAISIDQKNAANNPRSTVGTVTELHDYLRLLYARVGTPHCPECGREVGEQSAQNMVERILELPEGTKAKLAAPVVRDQKGAFEDLFEELVSEGYARVEIDGEEHDLTLDDPDLDENFDHTIDVIVDRVKVSVEDRPRIIDSVETALEEADGVMKVILPDASADVAADLGEEARQTGALGDETEDDDRFVVEFSKDLACTHCGIDVPEIETRSFSFNSPHGACPECEGLGETKEIDENLVLQDESKPLKHVFEPWSYNRSYYRTRLDAVAEHFDVSLSTPFEDLDADVKQAFLYGTDGQVLFERHTKNGTRRKRKRFEGVIPNLERRYVETDSDSTRDHIDDYMSVTECPACDGTRLKPASRAVLVDETAITEINAMSIGDALVHFESLEADLTEREKVIAEEILKEIRARLGFMCEVGLEYLTLDREASTLSGGESQRIRLATQIGSGLVGVLYVLDEPSIGLHQRDNDRLLDTLEELRDLGNTLLVVEHDEETMRRADNVIDMGPGPGKRGGEVVVNGPVEEVKATEGSVTGDYLSGRRQIPVPDERRDPDGALTIRGARQHNLKDLDVDIPLGCFTAITGVSGSGKSTLMHEVLYKGLARRMNDNTSVIPGDHDALEGLEEIETVRLIDQSPIGRTPRSNPATYTNVFDYIRELFAQTKLSKQRGYEKGRFSFNVKGGRCEECGGQGTVKIEMNFLSDVYVPCEECDGARYNDATLDVTYKGKTIADILEMSVEEAYDFFESSSQIRRRLKLLKDVGLDYMKLGQPSTTLSGGEAQRIKLAEELGKKDSGETLYLLDEPTTGLHSADERKLIDVLHRLTDNGNTIAVIEHELDLVKNADHIIDLGPEGGENGGEIVATGTPEDVARLEDSHTGRYLRDLLPKIDLEGPRGDRVEPVTAPMDDD
- a CDS encoding CBS domain-containing protein; protein product: MEDIFVARVMSTSLHTVTPDTLVEDAAQVMLENGIGSVVVVDDHNRLEGILTTTDFVRIVSERQPKDQTPVSTYMSSDVVTTTAQDRIRDAADTMVEHDFHHIPVVDDEEGVIGMITTSDLAGYLSRVQRPSPAE
- a CDS encoding UvrD-helicase domain-containing protein, which translates into the protein MADRHRRNGDDDPAFATHVDPKGNQRAVIDSDAACTSVDAGAGTGKTTTMLVRLERALDRGEVDPDDVLVLTFANEAAANIRAAVTERLDPDDAAAVDVYTYHSFCYRLVREYAYYLGYSPEFDVVTERTRRRIIGRLLADNDYDFAAASTRDDGAPADLTESIDRFIQAMSQENVTPDRLRAGLPPVRTLELCNEFVLWLERTAGEELSFDDEALRYFNRDEHLESARESLVDYGKLLSYCREKIVEAPAAFREDDVVRDVDRYLRVLQQCVTNTIETLSLEDRTTKHLPRTLFGNEIWGSATNRIEQTPFGRLKHYVEFLRLARHFADVYADYHDRLEAKRTMDFDELVRTATELLADDSVADEITGRWTQVYCDEFQDTDETQFSLLTDLTDGSDRPDLLAIGDKDQAIYGWRGTDREGLDRLADAYDDHEAIELELNFRSRQEILDLTNACDYGPQSSKTLREDGRTPGTDDEDDPPDRVIKIESDQMNLSTAEQVATTVSRLLNGAAENVTQRTPGDIAVIVRTNRHAQLVADELRDLQIPFDVSGSPRGEISPGLRTALSYLRVLVDPDADTHLRRVLLYRYRLTDEDLSTLHGRDGSLYDAVMDSSPETGAVERPERLEQARDHLTALETFRDVYPLSGFIRRFRDLTRIEWFCTSDERDEFDRLDRFVEAYDSDGVVQSLSAEFVDALARTLRSGGSDRTRGTRSADSVDVMTVHQAKGLEFDTVLVPYLSDEEWCVDGDYVERARYELLAATLDDDVASPLLADLATETVGEEWRVLHVALTRAENHLFIFGSAYEYDGGEDELAASTAEACLATDIEWSVTGRRMNLWSSLTDSFERVRETYPKTVVDRTDEIAASAGNRPGTITYYADYGERAVEPLETREAIETVHRLGRLLRDGTLLPAADAASHLGGRGRRDDDIDDGPSIRIPRSRRPTALTTDTVRFPVDALASTAELPVAIRHSYSAIDTHETCPRKHYLDHVVRAIDDPLEATETIPVAGPNASTEPGAVSESDASTETSVDESPPAEANGGTATAQAESPSQIVGTLFHDIAEEAFHRDAATRAAWREIAIRQLTARDVLEYRSQVLASIDRYFEATAPAFGRPVADWDPLAAELPFSLEDVDGVTGAVVGYVDSVRRLPDGGLAVLDYKTTDERIDAEDAVQLALYRRACVDRFDEPVATVGYVYVGDVDEPRIDLFDADELPSWKTVLEALESVDDPSFTETRAGEHCRRCPHRSLGCGPAEYTPARELSNDD